The following coding sequences are from one Methanohalophilus halophilus window:
- a CDS encoding DsrE/DsrF/DrsH-like family protein encodes MSNKTVIIVHSGDMDKLYSALIIANGSMSMGMEASLYFTFWGLERLKKGGLEKGPLSKMNFLGLGKWMVKSRMKKANVAPLERMMTDFKELGGKIIACEMTMEIMGIKQEQLRTEWIDEYGAVGTYVHEAKDAEITLFI; translated from the coding sequence GTGAGCAACAAAACAGTCATAATAGTCCATAGCGGGGACATGGATAAGCTGTACAGTGCACTCATTATTGCAAATGGTTCAATGTCAATGGGAATGGAAGCTTCCCTGTATTTTACTTTTTGGGGCCTTGAGAGGTTGAAAAAAGGAGGACTTGAAAAGGGCCCCTTATCCAAAATGAATTTCCTGGGGCTTGGCAAATGGATGGTCAAAAGCAGGATGAAAAAGGCCAATGTCGCTCCTCTTGAAAGAATGATGACCGATTTCAAGGAACTGGGGGGCAAAATTATTGCCTGTGAAATGACCATGGAAATTATGGGGATCAAGCAAGAACAGCTACGTACCGAATGGATTGATGAATATGGTGCGGTGGGCACCTATGTCCATGAAGCAAAGGATGCAGAGATTACATTGTTTATCTGA
- a CDS encoding CobW family GTP-binding protein — MKVIIIGGFLGSGKTTTLLKLGKYLNDKGEKIAIIVNEIGEIGVDGTTLDIEGVETREITNGCICCTLKIDMEQALDSLAEEYGPDTVIIEPTGVAFPRQIKEEIELMKITDMEFSPIINLIDGSRFDLEIEQVPKFIKTQIADADILGINKIDVATDEQVSKVKALLQHCNTDAKILEFSARENAGNFKELIETIGGKGKQRDHFTKQNSIAESNVSSHAIEYAIETNDLEIKKGHEMANGIVDSILSQFIQLNPDFIGHIKMSMDLPETFLKISLTSSTNKPEIEIFERENVANPKIRALAAVTNIRQDEVVKILENTIKEMFAETGITLQRIQQHTDTKNIINLCDISI, encoded by the coding sequence ATGAAAGTAATAATCATTGGCGGCTTTCTGGGCAGCGGTAAAACTACTACCCTGCTTAAGCTGGGAAAATATCTCAATGATAAAGGCGAAAAAATCGCTATTATCGTAAATGAGATAGGTGAGATCGGAGTTGACGGGACAACACTGGATATAGAAGGAGTGGAAACCAGGGAAATCACCAACGGATGTATTTGCTGCACTTTGAAAATCGATATGGAACAGGCGCTTGATTCCCTTGCCGAGGAATATGGTCCGGACACGGTAATTATTGAACCAACTGGAGTCGCATTCCCCCGCCAGATCAAAGAAGAAATAGAACTTATGAAAATCACAGATATGGAGTTTTCCCCCATAATAAATCTGATAGATGGCAGCAGGTTCGATCTGGAAATTGAACAGGTTCCAAAATTCATAAAGACCCAGATAGCGGATGCAGACATCCTGGGAATTAACAAGATAGATGTTGCGACAGATGAACAGGTCAGTAAAGTCAAAGCTTTGTTGCAACACTGTAATACAGATGCAAAAATACTGGAATTTTCGGCAAGGGAAAATGCAGGAAATTTTAAAGAATTGATAGAGACCATAGGTGGAAAAGGAAAACAAAGAGACCATTTCACAAAACAAAATTCTATTGCCGAATCAAATGTATCTTCCCATGCCATTGAATATGCAATTGAGACAAATGATCTGGAAATCAAGAAAGGGCACGAAATGGCAAATGGTATTGTTGATTCCATCCTCAGCCAGTTCATTCAATTGAATCCGGATTTCATAGGCCATATAAAGATGTCCATGGACCTACCGGAAACCTTCCTGAAAATCAGTCTCACGTCCTCTACAAACAAACCTGAAATAGAAATTTTTGAGAGGGAAAATGTTGCAAACCCAAAAATTAGAGCATTGGCAGCTGTGACAAATATCAGACAGGATGAAGTAGTCAAAATCCTGGAAAATACTATTAAGGAAATGTTTGCGGAAACGGGAATTACCCTCCAGAGAATCCAGCAACATACAGACACAAAGAATATCATTAACCTGTGTGATATTTCTATATAA
- a CDS encoding flavodoxin family protein produces the protein MGYRGSGGRFHRIITEEEEYSITIDILGICASPRKGGNTYVLLDEVMEGAKRNGATVEIVHLRDYSIDSCVGCERCRQDKTCTRFHDGMNLLYPKIEEAKGMVLGSPTYNYNVTSLMKTFIDRLYPYYNFTDDRPREYSSRLAGQGRHACVFTIGEQPIIEDIGFSLEAMSYPLEALGYKVDKAMPVLNQFDRGVIKKDEAALKKAFEMGEELAGNLK, from the coding sequence ATGGGATATAGAGGAAGTGGAGGTCGTTTTCACAGAATAATTACAGAAGAGGAGGAATATAGTATTACAATAGATATTCTGGGAATCTGTGCAAGTCCCAGGAAAGGAGGCAATACCTACGTATTGCTGGATGAGGTAATGGAAGGTGCAAAAAGAAACGGTGCTACAGTTGAGATAGTACATCTGCGAGATTACAGTATCGATTCCTGTGTGGGATGTGAAAGATGTCGCCAAGATAAGACCTGTACCCGCTTCCATGACGGGATGAATTTACTGTACCCAAAGATCGAAGAAGCAAAGGGTATGGTGCTTGGCTCCCCTACCTACAATTACAACGTCACCTCCCTTATGAAAACCTTCATAGACCGCCTGTATCCCTACTACAATTTCACCGATGACAGGCCACGTGAATATTCCAGCCGGCTGGCAGGGCAGGGAAGACATGCCTGCGTTTTCACCATTGGAGAGCAACCCATCATTGAAGATATAGGTTTCAGCCTGGAAGCCATGAGTTATCCACTGGAAGCCCTGGGATATAAAGTGGATAAGGCGATGCCTGTGCTTAACCAATTTGACAGGGGAGTTATCAAAAAGGATGAAGCAGCGCTTAAAAAGGCTTTCGAAATGGGCGAGGAACTTGCAGGGAACTTAAAGTGA
- a CDS encoding diaminopimelate decarboxylase family protein, whose product MVSKEVPFTKEKVQEIVEKYPTPFHLYDEKGILENVKKLKEAFRILEGFQEYYAVKALPNPYILKILKEQGFGADCSSLPELVLAEKAGIVGENIMFSSNDTPAEEFVKAKELGAIINLDDISHIDYLEKHAGLPEMICFRYNPGALKKGNKFIGNPEDAKYGFTREQLFEGYKKLADKGVKRFGIHTMVASNELDPTYFIETARILFEVIADISKELDIKFEFANLGGGIGIPYEPDQEPVPYDVIAKGVKEEYDKIISANGLGPLKIYLECGRVITGPYGYLISKVRHLKHTYKDFVGMDATMANLMRPGVYGAYHHITVPGKENQPHDHTYDVTGSLCENNDKFAIDRKLPEIEIGDILAMHDAGAHGHAMGFNYNGKLRSAEILLRKDGGAVQIRRAETMEDYFATLDFEGLKNFK is encoded by the coding sequence ATGGTATCAAAAGAAGTACCTTTTACTAAAGAAAAAGTACAGGAGATCGTGGAAAAATATCCCACTCCATTCCATCTTTATGATGAGAAAGGAATACTGGAAAATGTGAAAAAACTTAAAGAAGCCTTCAGGATTCTGGAAGGTTTTCAGGAATACTACGCTGTAAAAGCCCTCCCCAATCCTTATATACTCAAAATCCTGAAAGAACAGGGATTTGGTGCCGATTGCAGTTCCCTTCCCGAACTTGTACTGGCTGAGAAGGCAGGTATTGTTGGCGAAAATATTATGTTCAGCTCCAACGATACACCAGCAGAAGAGTTCGTCAAGGCAAAAGAACTGGGCGCTATAATCAATCTTGACGATATAAGCCATATCGATTATCTTGAAAAACATGCAGGCCTGCCTGAAATGATCTGTTTCCGATATAATCCCGGTGCACTAAAAAAAGGTAACAAGTTCATAGGCAATCCAGAAGATGCAAAATACGGTTTCACACGGGAACAGCTCTTTGAAGGATACAAAAAACTTGCCGATAAAGGGGTCAAGAGATTCGGTATCCACACAATGGTAGCATCCAATGAACTGGACCCGACCTATTTCATAGAAACTGCCAGGATTCTCTTTGAAGTTATCGCCGATATTTCAAAGGAACTCGATATCAAATTTGAATTCGCGAATTTGGGAGGCGGTATAGGAATACCCTACGAGCCTGATCAGGAACCAGTCCCGTATGATGTTATAGCAAAGGGTGTTAAGGAAGAATATGACAAAATAATCTCCGCAAACGGTCTTGGCCCCCTCAAGATCTACCTTGAATGTGGGAGAGTAATCACCGGACCCTATGGATACCTCATCAGTAAAGTACGCCATCTCAAGCATACATACAAGGATTTTGTAGGAATGGATGCCACAATGGCAAACCTTATGAGGCCGGGTGTTTACGGAGCTTACCACCATATAACTGTACCTGGCAAGGAAAACCAGCCTCATGACCATACATATGATGTGACAGGCTCTCTTTGCGAAAATAATGACAAATTCGCCATAGACAGGAAATTGCCTGAAATCGAAATCGGTGATATCCTTGCAATGCATGATGCCGGAGCACACGGCCATGCAATGGGATTTAACTATAATGGAAAATTACGCTCTGCTGAAATCTTGCTCAGGAAAGATGGCGGTGCTGTGCAAATCAGAAGAGCAGAAACCATGGAAGACTATTTTGCCACACTGGATTTTGAAGGCCTTAAGAATTTTAAATAA
- the mtaA gene encoding methylcobamide:CoM methyltransferase MtaA: MQQKQRIINALERKPVDKIPTGLFTTAAPLEIMDSCGVARPEADFDPEKMAELAIATQSIPGFETIRYPFDLTALAESFGCKIHRGSKDIPPAVLEGPEINIEDIEVPEDLMQRGRMPAILEATHIIKRQVENEVPLICGFAGPVDLAVNLMGMKPFLLKILKEPHKIERLVEVTTRACIKAANESLEAGADVICFGEAVVSPDIVPPAMFKSVIKPYYRQLVDSVNGKCVIHVCGKADPIIKDIAECGFCGISVEESVEDLQYAIKMAHEGGAALIGNVSTSVTIYNKTAEEVKAEALKCLEAGVDILAPGCGIAPQSPIKNMQALAQARNEFCAER; the protein is encoded by the coding sequence ATGCAACAAAAACAGAGAATCATCAATGCACTGGAACGCAAACCGGTAGATAAAATTCCTACAGGATTGTTCACAACCGCTGCTCCACTGGAAATTATGGATTCATGTGGTGTTGCCAGACCCGAAGCTGACTTTGATCCTGAAAAGATGGCTGAGCTGGCAATAGCCACCCAAAGTATCCCCGGATTTGAGACTATACGCTACCCCTTTGACTTAACAGCGCTGGCAGAAAGTTTCGGCTGCAAGATTCACAGGGGATCAAAGGACATACCTCCCGCTGTACTCGAAGGTCCGGAGATTAACATTGAAGATATAGAAGTCCCTGAAGATTTGATGCAAAGAGGAAGAATGCCTGCAATTCTTGAGGCCACACATATTATAAAAAGGCAAGTCGAAAATGAAGTCCCACTTATATGTGGTTTTGCCGGTCCTGTGGACCTTGCTGTTAATCTGATGGGCATGAAGCCTTTCCTTTTAAAAATACTGAAAGAACCACATAAAATAGAAAGATTAGTGGAAGTCACTACCCGGGCATGCATAAAAGCTGCTAATGAAAGCCTGGAAGCAGGAGCAGATGTGATATGTTTCGGAGAAGCAGTTGTTTCCCCCGACATTGTTCCACCGGCTATGTTTAAGTCCGTCATAAAACCATACTATAGGCAACTTGTAGATTCTGTTAACGGGAAATGTGTAATCCATGTATGCGGGAAAGCCGATCCCATAATAAAAGATATTGCAGAATGTGGATTTTGTGGTATAAGTGTTGAAGAAAGTGTTGAAGATCTGCAATACGCTATAAAAATGGCACATGAAGGAGGTGCTGCATTGATAGGCAACGTTTCAACTTCAGTAACCATATACAATAAAACCGCTGAAGAAGTAAAAGCAGAAGCTTTGAAATGTCTGGAGGCAGGCGTGGATATCCTGGCCCCTGGTTGCGGAATCGCACCACAGTCACCCATAAAGAATATGCAGGCCCTTGCACAAGCACGAAATGAATTCTGCGCAGAAAGATAA
- a CDS encoding ABC transporter permease, giving the protein MPDEISYTGLFFGFLLLIIPLLIMRYVRLNMGKESLTAIFRMTVQLFLAGLFLTFVFDMNNPLLNLLWFFLMVSFAAFESVQRQEMDLKSLYIPTLGAFLGGTFLILMYVNSFVIDLANVFEAPYLIPIGGILLGNSLGGTIIGVGNFYSSLKRNENRYVSSLSFGAGMNEALMPYVRKGLRSSLKPAVGDISTIGIVHLPGMMSGQLIAGASPILAIKYQIAVMVSVYVSTVTCVTLAIFLTSRICFDEYGILKDQLFRNKPDVS; this is encoded by the coding sequence ATGCCTGACGAGATTTCTTACACGGGTTTATTCTTTGGTTTTCTTCTGCTCATAATTCCTTTGTTGATCATGAGATATGTACGACTGAATATGGGGAAAGAATCCCTTACAGCGATTTTCAGGATGACGGTACAGCTTTTCCTTGCCGGCTTATTCCTGACATTTGTGTTTGATATGAACAATCCTTTATTGAATTTGTTGTGGTTTTTCCTGATGGTTTCATTTGCAGCATTTGAGTCCGTCCAGCGTCAGGAAATGGATCTCAAATCCCTCTATATCCCTACACTTGGTGCTTTCCTGGGAGGTACGTTCCTGATACTTATGTATGTAAACTCCTTTGTAATTGATCTGGCCAATGTGTTTGAAGCTCCTTACCTCATACCCATAGGTGGTATATTGCTTGGCAATTCCCTTGGTGGAACTATAATTGGTGTAGGAAATTTCTACAGCAGCTTAAAAAGAAACGAAAACCGCTATGTATCCAGCCTTTCTTTTGGTGCCGGAATGAATGAGGCACTTATGCCCTATGTAAGAAAGGGCCTTCGTTCTTCCCTGAAACCGGCTGTAGGAGATATTTCTACTATAGGAATTGTTCATCTTCCCGGCATGATGAGCGGCCAGTTGATAGCCGGAGCATCACCAATCCTGGCGATCAAATACCAGATTGCAGTAATGGTTTCTGTTTATGTATCCACTGTTACATGTGTGACACTTGCAATTTTCCTGACATCACGTATTTGTTTTGATGAGTACGGGATATTGAAGGATCAATTGTTTCGAAATAAACCGGATGTTTCATGA
- a CDS encoding amino acid permease, which yields MPEDNIRVSLSRDLTLFDITMIGLAGMIGAGIFALTGIATGIAGPAVMLAFLLNGVVATFTGLAYAELGSAMPEAGGSYLWVREGMGNHLGFLSGWVDWAAHTIACALYAVTFGAFFSELIVNFLGYEQFDQGLLIKLSALVIVSLMALINFMGAKESGRLGGFVTLFKIAILVVFAGFGIYKTITQPDWTFSFFSDPSFAPNGFIGILVAMGLTFIAFEGYEIIVQSGEEVKRPEHNIPKAVLISLWTAVIIYIIVAFALIGGIEVGIPNWIYLGELGEFSMIRVANQIVSFGSVLILVGGFVSTISAMNATVYSSSRVAFALGRMGFLPNSLSNINEKRRTPHFAILFSYLIIASMALLPIETVASAANVMFLILFILVNMVLIILRFRRPDLKRAFKMPFAPYLPLVAIVVQVFIGYYMVTEIENTAFVVAVTILWVILGSFIYFSYSEKELKKRALVSRKKMYERKPAREEGYKILIPVKDEESAFKLASFAHSVAKEKDGTILFLSVITLPEQTPFSAADEYLPEKQEFIHRLIDSVDVPAGGIIKVSRSAPDTIMDTVEEEESNMLVMGWRGRTFRQDVVLGSTIDPLLLKAPCDVVVARFEADREWEDMKNILLPTAGGPHAILAAEMARSLARKENGTVTMLNVGPSDEDRKVATKVFQGVSIHLSGVKTESKFIVGDDAVSVIDEEAKNHDVIFLGATTRPFLKNFLSGVFPEQVIRGTDKTVIMTRRWVKFRDMLKKKV from the coding sequence GTGCCCGAAGATAACATACGTGTCAGTTTGAGCAGGGATCTTACCCTTTTTGATATTACTATGATAGGCCTTGCCGGTATGATAGGAGCCGGTATTTTTGCTCTTACCGGTATAGCCACGGGTATAGCGGGGCCGGCAGTTATGCTCGCTTTTCTCTTAAATGGTGTAGTGGCAACCTTTACAGGTCTGGCATACGCTGAACTTGGTTCTGCAATGCCTGAAGCCGGTGGAAGTTACCTGTGGGTAAGGGAAGGCATGGGCAACCATCTGGGTTTTCTTTCCGGCTGGGTTGACTGGGCAGCACATACTATCGCATGTGCCCTGTATGCAGTAACTTTCGGTGCATTCTTTTCAGAACTTATTGTCAATTTCCTGGGATATGAGCAGTTCGATCAAGGTCTCTTGATAAAATTATCAGCTCTTGTTATTGTTTCCCTTATGGCTCTCATAAATTTCATGGGGGCCAAGGAAAGTGGTCGCCTCGGTGGTTTTGTCACACTTTTTAAAATTGCTATCCTGGTAGTTTTTGCCGGGTTTGGTATCTACAAAACCATTACCCAGCCTGACTGGACATTTTCATTTTTCAGTGACCCCTCTTTTGCACCTAATGGTTTTATCGGTATCCTGGTAGCTATGGGTTTGACCTTCATTGCTTTTGAAGGATATGAAATCATAGTGCAGAGTGGTGAGGAAGTCAAAAGACCGGAACATAACATTCCCAAAGCTGTCCTTATCTCCCTGTGGACAGCTGTTATCATTTACATCATAGTCGCTTTTGCTTTGATAGGTGGCATTGAAGTAGGTATTCCCAACTGGATTTATCTGGGTGAACTTGGTGAATTCAGTATGATACGGGTGGCAAACCAGATAGTATCTTTCGGTTCGGTGCTGATCCTGGTGGGAGGTTTCGTTTCCACTATCAGTGCAATGAACGCCACCGTTTATTCCTCTTCCAGAGTGGCTTTTGCCCTGGGAAGAATGGGTTTTTTGCCCAATTCCCTTTCGAACATCAATGAAAAAAGACGGACGCCTCATTTTGCAATCCTCTTCAGTTACCTGATCATAGCATCAATGGCTCTGCTTCCCATCGAAACGGTGGCCTCAGCTGCAAATGTGATGTTTTTAATTCTGTTTATTCTGGTCAACATGGTCCTTATAATTCTCCGTTTCAGGAGGCCTGACCTGAAAAGGGCATTCAAGATGCCTTTTGCCCCGTATCTACCCCTGGTTGCAATCGTGGTGCAGGTATTTATTGGTTATTACATGGTAACTGAAATCGAAAATACTGCATTTGTGGTTGCAGTTACTATCCTCTGGGTTATTCTGGGTTCTTTTATTTATTTCTCTTACTCAGAGAAGGAGCTTAAAAAACGTGCTTTGGTCAGCCGTAAGAAAATGTATGAAAGAAAGCCTGCTCGAGAAGAAGGTTATAAAATATTGATCCCTGTAAAAGATGAGGAAAGTGCCTTCAAACTTGCATCATTTGCCCATTCCGTGGCAAAGGAAAAAGATGGTACAATCCTTTTTTTGAGTGTAATAACGCTGCCTGAACAAACACCTTTCTCGGCTGCTGATGAGTACCTACCGGAAAAACAGGAATTTATTCACAGGCTTATCGATTCAGTTGATGTACCTGCAGGAGGCATCATTAAGGTTAGCAGGTCTGCACCTGACACAATAATGGATACTGTGGAGGAAGAAGAATCCAATATGTTGGTTATGGGATGGAGAGGCAGGACCTTCAGACAAGACGTCGTGCTTGGCAGTACCATTGACCCATTATTGCTCAAGGCTCCCTGTGACGTGGTAGTTGCCCGTTTCGAAGCTGACAGGGAATGGGAAGATATGAAGAATATACTCCTTCCCACCGCAGGTGGTCCTCATGCTATTCTTGCAGCAGAGATGGCACGCAGCCTTGCCAGGAAAGAAAATGGAACTGTCACGATGCTCAATGTTGGACCTTCGGATGAGGACAGAAAAGTTGCAACAAAGGTATTCCAGGGAGTTTCCATTCATTTATCTGGAGTGAAAACAGAAAGCAAGTTTATTGTTGGTGATGATGCAGTGTCCGTAATTGATGAAGAGGCAAAGAACCATGATGTGATCTTTTTGGGAGCAACTACCCGCCCATTCCTCAAGAACTTCCTGAGCGGTGTGTTCCCTGAACAGGTCATTCGTGGCACTGATAAAACTGTTATCATGACACGTAGATGGGTTAAGTTCAGGGATATGCTTAAAAAGAAAGTATAA
- a CDS encoding sulfurtransferase TusA family protein codes for MTTIEVDTRGETCPVPLVECRKALRKAKPGDEVIVTGTHPASKKEIPMACESMGLEIIGIDEESDEWKIRIKR; via the coding sequence ATGACAACAATAGAAGTTGATACCAGGGGGGAGACCTGTCCGGTCCCACTAGTTGAATGCAGGAAAGCACTAAGAAAAGCTAAACCCGGAGATGAGGTAATAGTCACCGGCACACATCCAGCTTCAAAGAAGGAGATACCAATGGCCTGTGAATCCATGGGACTTGAAATTATCGGTATCGATGAAGAATCTGATGAGTGGAAAATCAGAATTAAGCGTTAA
- a CDS encoding cysteine desulfurase family protein: MEDKTAYFDNSASTRLDERVFEAMKPYYFDTYAVATSEFAYSMGIDAKEALEEARSTIADSLNASPGEIVFTSGSTESSNMAIKGVTSALKKKGKHLIVSKIEDFPVLNTAKALEKQGFEVDFIKVDERGRLNTEQLAEMITDETVLVSIQHANQEIGTLQDLESISSICREKGVLLHTDATHSFTRVPIDVQKIPVDLITIASHTIHGPRGVGSLYIRKGTPINKWMDGGFQEFNLRAGLENIPAAVGFAKAVELVTEEENKQIKALRDHLIERISSEITDVILNGSKEHRSPHNANITFHYVEGESLTLHLDMRGFAVSTGSACFSRSLEASHVILGIGGDHERAHGSLRFTFSRYNTLEETDAIVDAIKEIVAQLREISPLYEKK, encoded by the coding sequence ATGGAAGACAAAACTGCTTATTTTGATAATTCCGCAAGCACACGGCTGGACGAAAGAGTGTTTGAGGCAATGAAGCCGTATTATTTTGATACTTATGCAGTGGCAACATCAGAATTTGCCTATTCGATGGGTATCGATGCAAAGGAGGCACTTGAAGAAGCGAGGTCCACCATTGCAGATTCATTAAATGCTTCGCCAGGAGAAATTGTTTTCACATCCGGAAGCACCGAATCAAGCAATATGGCAATAAAGGGAGTAACATCTGCACTCAAAAAGAAAGGGAAACATCTTATTGTCTCAAAGATCGAGGATTTCCCCGTCCTGAACACCGCAAAAGCCCTGGAAAAACAGGGTTTTGAAGTAGATTTTATTAAAGTGGACGAGAGGGGGCGGCTTAATACAGAACAACTTGCAGAGATGATCACAGACGAAACGGTTCTAGTCTCGATACAGCATGCCAACCAGGAAATAGGTACACTGCAGGATCTGGAAAGCATTTCAAGCATATGCAGGGAGAAAGGAGTACTTCTGCATACAGATGCCACCCATAGTTTCACACGCGTTCCAATAGATGTGCAAAAAATTCCTGTGGACCTGATAACTATTGCATCACATACCATACATGGCCCCCGTGGTGTTGGAAGTCTCTATATACGCAAAGGCACACCTATCAACAAATGGATGGACGGCGGATTCCAGGAATTCAACCTCAGGGCAGGTCTTGAAAACATACCCGCAGCTGTAGGGTTTGCAAAAGCAGTAGAACTTGTGACAGAAGAGGAAAACAAGCAGATCAAAGCGTTGAGAGACCATCTTATAGAGAGAATATCCAGTGAAATTACGGATGTAATATTAAACGGAAGTAAGGAACACAGGAGTCCACATAATGCTAACATAACTTTCCATTATGTAGAAGGTGAATCGCTCACCCTACATCTGGATATGCGTGGATTTGCGGTCAGCACGGGTTCCGCGTGTTTTAGTCGCTCCCTTGAAGCAAGTCACGTTATACTGGGCATAGGTGGAGACCATGAAAGGGCCCATGGTTCATTGCGCTTTACCTTCAGTCGTTACAATACCCTTGAGGAAACCGATGCCATTGTGGATGCGATTAAGGAAATCGTTGCACAATTAAGAGAGATTAGTCCTTTGTATGAGAAAAAGTGA
- a CDS encoding iron-sulfur cluster assembly scaffold protein encodes MRKSEVFDVKFPYSEKVLDHFKNPRNVGKIEKPDGKGLEGSAACGDMVAVYLNVNPETLVIEDIKFESYGCASNIATASIITEMAKGKTLEEAKNISWKQATEELGGLPTVKAHCSVLAVEGLRAAIRDYEEKHGLVSEKETTTEEVVRRRLKHVMNPMAGLDIIRTELVTKIEVKEGSVRILIDLPSDHQFASAIKEDILEKVESLWDIEEVEVVFTE; translated from the coding sequence ATGAGAAAAAGTGAGGTGTTTGATGTGAAATTCCCTTATAGCGAAAAAGTTCTTGATCATTTCAAAAACCCGCGCAATGTGGGCAAAATAGAAAAACCGGATGGCAAGGGCCTGGAAGGAAGTGCGGCATGTGGTGACATGGTGGCAGTATACCTGAATGTGAATCCTGAAACCCTGGTGATAGAGGATATAAAATTTGAATCCTATGGATGTGCATCCAATATCGCTACAGCTTCCATAATTACCGAAATGGCCAAGGGAAAGACCCTGGAAGAAGCCAAAAATATCTCATGGAAACAGGCCACAGAAGAACTAGGAGGGCTGCCCACCGTAAAAGCACACTGTTCAGTACTGGCTGTGGAAGGTTTGAGGGCGGCAATTAGGGATTATGAAGAAAAGCATGGCCTTGTGAGTGAGAAAGAAACTACTACAGAAGAAGTTGTCAGAAGGCGCCTGAAACATGTCATGAATCCCATGGCAGGGCTGGATATAATCAGGACGGAACTTGTGACAAAGATAGAGGTCAAAGAGGGTTCTGTGAGAATACTTATAGACCTTCCTTCAGATCATCAGTTCGCATCAGCTATTAAAGAGGATATTCTGGAAAAAGTAGAGTCACTATGGGATATAGAGGAAGTGGAGGTCGTTTTCACAGAATAA
- a CDS encoding ABC transporter ATP-binding protein, whose translation MSSELIRYKDICVDFHGSCLFSNFNLTVNKGDKLILKGRSGSGKSTLLKILLGILHVDDGEVFYRGRKISPSNIWDIRKEIAYVSQDTDIGEGIVKDLINEIFSFDHNQGRKYHRKRNSLLEYFGLDRSIVYKKFEDLSGGEKQRICIIISVLLGKEIFLLDEVTSALDLELKEKVVDFFLENENWTLLVVSHDNTWDRVAMDEVFVDGCEINA comes from the coding sequence ATGAGTTCAGAACTGATACGATATAAGGACATATGTGTTGATTTTCATGGCTCCTGCCTTTTTTCTAACTTTAACCTGACTGTCAATAAAGGTGATAAATTAATCCTGAAAGGGCGGTCAGGAAGTGGTAAATCAACTCTTCTCAAAATACTTTTGGGTATTTTACATGTCGACGATGGAGAGGTTTTTTACAGGGGGAGAAAAATTTCGCCCTCGAACATATGGGATATCAGGAAAGAAATCGCATATGTTTCACAGGATACTGATATCGGGGAGGGAATTGTCAAGGATTTGATCAATGAAATATTTTCTTTTGACCATAACCAGGGAAGGAAGTATCACAGGAAACGTAATTCCCTGCTTGAATACTTTGGATTGGACAGGTCCATTGTGTACAAGAAGTTTGAAGATCTTTCTGGAGGGGAGAAACAGAGAATATGCATAATAATTTCCGTGTTACTGGGCAAGGAGATTTTCCTGCTTGATGAAGTCACATCAGCACTGGATCTCGAACTTAAGGAAAAAGTTGTGGACTTCTTTCTTGAAAATGAAAATTGGACACTTCTTGTCGTGTCTCACGACAACACATGGGATAGAGTAGCTATGGATGAAGTCTTTGTTGACGGATGTGAAATAAATGCCTGA
- a CDS encoding arsenate reductase ArsC, with protein MKESNEKVKVLFICVHNSARSQIAEEYLRRLGEGKFEAESAGFEPEQINPLVLEVMKEDGFDLTKKKTQDAWDLFRAGKFFHFVITVCDREHEERCPIYPKPFAKLYWPFPEPENFTGTHEEKLEQMRNLRDSIKKRVEQFVEETSGFSEGSK; from the coding sequence ATGAAAGAAAGCAACGAAAAAGTCAAAGTACTTTTCATTTGTGTGCACAACAGTGCAAGAAGCCAGATAGCAGAAGAATACCTGAGAAGACTTGGAGAAGGCAAGTTCGAAGCTGAGAGTGCGGGTTTTGAACCCGAACAGATTAATCCACTCGTCCTTGAAGTAATGAAGGAAGATGGATTCGACCTCACAAAGAAAAAGACCCAGGATGCATGGGACCTCTTCCGGGCAGGTAAATTTTTCCATTTCGTAATCACTGTTTGCGACAGAGAGCACGAGGAGAGATGTCCCATATATCCAAAACCCTTTGCAAAATTATACTGGCCATTCCCGGAACCTGAAAATTTCACAGGCACACATGAAGAAAAGCTGGAACAAATGAGGAATTTGAGAGATTCAATAAAAAAGAGGGTTGAACAATTCGTAGAAGAAACAAGCGGATTTTCTGAAGGCTCAAAATAA